TAGAGGGAACTCTTACTAAAGTGGTGACTCTCGGCATTCCTCCCACTCCGGTCATTCCCGAGCCAGGCACCTGGGCGCTCATGCTGAGCGGGTTAATGCCGGTCGCTCTGCGCCTGCGCAAAAAGGCTTAACAGGTAAACACACTCCTTCCCTCCTACATCCCTCTCCTCAAGCAGGAGGGGGATTTCCTTTTGTGGGAAGAAGGCTACAGCGAAAGCCGTGCCCTTTGAGGGAACACTGGCACAGGCTGAAGCCTGCGGCGACAACGCTGTGGAGGGCGAGGCTCCTGCCGAGCCGTACCCCTTGGTCGCGACGGAGCGCCCGCCCTCCAATACTGCCGGTCCGCAGAAGATTACCCCTGTCCGTTAGCGTTCTGGACGTGGAAATCGAAATGGATAGGTTCGTGCGTGGTCAGGTGGCGTTGAATCTCCTTCACACGCACCGTATGCACACGGTCGGAACCGTTTTGTAGGCTCAGCTCCAGCACGGCGTTACTCTTTCCACCCTGCTGTACGATGGCGTCTATTGTCTCACGCACGGGAACCAGCAGTTGCAGAGGTTCTATCCCTTTGCCGTAAAGGCTGGCGGTTGCGTAGCCTTTGCGCCGCCACTCCTTGCGTTGTCCTTTGGTCAAGCCGTGATGCACCATTGCGCTAATTGCCACGGACATCACCTCCTTTACCAAAGTGTTTAAACTGCACGACGCAAGCGCAAAGCGTTCGTGACCACCGATACCGAACTGAGGCTCATCGCCAGTGCGGCGAGCATAGGACTAAGGTAGCCCATCGCCGCCAGGGGGATACCCAGTACATTATACACAAAGGCGAAAAAGAGGTTCTGGCGTATCGTGCGCACCGTGGCGTGCGACAGTTTCAGCGCGGTAGCTACCCCACGCAGGTCGCTGCCCAGCAAGGCGATGTCTGCGCTTTCCAGCGCCACGTCGGTACCTTCGCCCATCGCGATACCCACGTCCGCCTGCGCCAGAGCGGGAGCGTCGTTGATGCCGTCCCCCACGAAAGCCACCCTGTGCCCCTGCTTTTGCAGCGCTGCGACCGCTTCCGCTTTGCCCTGCGGCAACACCTCTGCCAATACCCGCTCTGAGGGAATGCCCACTTCCTGCGCGATGGCTTTTGCCACCACCCGCTGGTCGCCGGTGACCATCCATACCTCCAGCCCCATCGCCTGTAGCTGGGCAACCGCTTCCCGTGCCGTCGGGTGCGGTTCATCGCGCAGGGCAAGCACCCCCGCGCTCTCGCCGTTTATCGCTACCAGCACCGTGGTGTAACCCTGCGATTGCAAGGTGTACACCTTCGCTTGCGCCTTCGGGCTGAGCGTTATTGCCTCTTCCTCCAGCAGACGTGCGGAACCAACCGCCAGGCGACGCCCTTCCACCTCCGCCAGCACGCCGCCACCAGCAACGGCGCGAAAGCCGTTTATTGGGGGCAACGGTATCGCGCGCTCTTGCGCGCATTGCACAATAGCCTGCCCAAACGGGTGCGTGGAGCCGACCTCTGCTGCAGCTGCCAGACGAAGTAACTCCTCTTCTGCCACGCTGTTCAGCGCCTCTACATGATGCACGCGGGGTTTCCCCAACGTCAGCGTGCCCGTCTTATCCAGAACCACCGTGTCAACCTGACGGGCGCGCTCCAGTGTCTCGGCATCCTTTACCAGCACGCCCAGCTCCGCCCCTCTGCCTGTGCCCACCAGCACTGCTGTCGGCGTCGCCAGCCCTAGCGCACACGGACAGGCAATCACCAGCACGCCCACCGCGTGAATCATCGCCGTGGTAAAGTCCACCTTCAACACCAGTAGCCACACGCCCAACGTGGCCAGCGCAATCAACAGCACAATCGGCACGAACACCGCTGCTACCGCATCTGCTAGCCGCTGTACCGGAGCCTTTGCCGCTTGCGCCCTTTCTACCGCCCGCACGATTTGCGCCAGCATGGTATCCGCTCCCACCCGGTGTGCCCGAATCACCAGCACGCCGTCAGTGTTCAGCGTGCCTGCTGCGACAGGGTCTCCGATGCGCTTTTCCACTGGCACGCTTTCGCCCGTGAGCATGCTTTCGTCCACCGTAGCAAAACCCTCCACGACCGCGCCGTCCACCGGTATCGCCTCGCCGCTACGCACGCGCAACAGATCGCCCACCTGCACCGCAGACACAGGTATAATCTCCTCTCCACCGTCGCGTATGCGCGTCGCTTCCTGTGGTGCAAGGCGCATCAGCCGTTCAATCGCCTGGCGGGCGCGCCCCTTCGCTCGCGCCTCGAGATATTTGCCAAAGGTAATGAGCGTGATAATGACCGCCGCCGTCTCGTAATATACTGCTCCATCTGTCCAGAAAGTGGCGATAAGACTGGTGAAATAGGCGGCGGATGTGCCCAGCACAATCAGCGTTTCCATGTTCGCGCTTCGGGCGCGGAGGGCATGCCAAGCCTTCACGTAAAACGGCGCACCGATGACGAACTGCACAGGAGTAGTCAGCGCGAGTTGAAGCAGCTTCAACGCATGAGAAGGGTGGTGTACTGCCATGCTCAGCACGAACACAGGCAGGGTGAGCAATGTACTCACCAGCAGGCGATGTCGGGCATTGCGCAGCTCTTGTTCACTGCGCTCAGAGGGTAGCGGAGCCGGGGTTTCTTCAGTGACGGGCTGGGCAGTGTAACCCGCCATCTCAACCGCTTCCAGCAACCGCTCCATCTGCACCGCACTCGGGTCGGCACGGATGGTTGCACTTTCGGTGGCGAGGTTGACAATAGCCTCCTGCACGCCTGGCACCCTTTTGAGCGCGCGCTCTACCCGAGCCACGCAAGCCGCGCAGGTCATCCCTTCGATTTGTAAACGTATCTCTTGTGTGGGCATTTCCGCCTCTCTATGGGGAAACTCTTGCAACTGCATTATACCTGCTCTCTTGCAGGAATCGGCATGGGCAATGCCCAAATGCTTTGCAACGGCTTCCACGCAAAACTTCGCAGGAGGGTACACCGTAGCGTGCGACGATACATCACCTATCTCGTTGTGATATTGCTTGTAGCGCTGTTTGCTGCAGGCTGTGGCAAAAGGCAGGCTTCTGCGCCACCGGCACAGAACGTGTTGCGCTACGCTCTGACCACCGAACCCACCACCTTTGACCCTGCCCTGGTGCGCGACGGTCCGACTATCGACATGCTCTTCCACGTCTACGAGGGGCTGGTGCAGTGGGATGAGAACAACCGCCTGCGTCCCAATCTGGCGGAAAAGTGGGAAGTAAGCGGCAATGGGTGCGTCTACACCTTCCATCTGAAGCAAGGTGTGAAGTTCCACAACGGGCGTGAAGTGACCGCAGAGGACTTCAAGTACTCCATTGAGCGCGCCTGCGACCCCGAGCTGGCTTCGCCTGTCTCCGCCACCTATCTGAACGACATCGTGGGGGCGTTGGACAAGCTGAACCGCAAAGCCAAAGAGGTAAGGGGCGTGGAGGTGGTGGACAGATATACCCTGCGCATTACCATCGACCACCCGAAGGCGTACTTCCTTGCCAAGCTAACTTATCCAACCGCCTACGTGGTGTGTCGCGAGGCGATTGAGCAGAACGGGGACGAGGTGAACGGCAGACGGTTGCGCATCAATGAACGGTGCGCCGTTGGCACGGGACCGTTTAAGATAAGTCAGTATGTACCCGGCTCGAAGGTGGTGCTGGCGGCAAACAAAGACTATCATGGTGGCGCGCCCAAACTAGACGGCATCGAGCGACCCATTGTGCTGGACGCCAGCACCCGCCATGCCATGTACGAGCGTGGCGACCTCGATATCGTGGACGTGCAAAAAGGGGATTTACTGCGCGACCGGCAAGACCCTGTGTTGAGCAAGCAGTTGCACACCTTTGACCGGGCGGCGGTGTTCTATCTCGGCTTGAACCAGAACGTTTTCCCGCCGTTCAAAGACCGTCGCGTGCGCCTTGCGCTGGCTTATGCTACCGATAAGGAATCTATCGTGAAGGTAGCGCTGATGGGCGTGCCACAGAAGGCAAACGGTATCATCCCCCCGGGCGTACTGGGGCACGACCCTAATTTCAAGGGCATTCCCTACGACCCTGAAAAGGCGCGACAGCTGCTGGCGGAGGCAGGCTATCCGGGAGGTAAAGGCTTTCCCACGTTGACGCTTACTTTCCGCGAGAAGACACCCGACCTGCGCCGCACTGCCGAGATGGTCAAAGAGCAGTACCGCAAGGAGCTGGGCATTAACGTGGAACTGCGCGAAATGGAGTGGGGGGCATTTCTGGACGCCTTAGATCGCAAGGAACTGCCTTTCATCCATTTGCGCTGGGCGGCGGACTATCTGGATGCCCAGAACTTCCTGTCGGTGATGCTGCGTACCGGCGCACCCGAGAATGTGGTGGGTTACAGCAATCCGCGCTTCGATGCACTGTGCGACCAGGCGGACAGGGAACAGGACGAACAGAAACGCATCCAGCTCTACCGCGAGGCGGAGCGTATTGCAGTCACGGAGGACGTGCCATGGATAACCCTTTACTTCCAGCGCGACGTGGAGCTGATAAAGCCCTATGTGAAGGGCATCCGTGACTCGCTGATGGGGCACCTGCCGCATGTAACCACATCTATTGAACGATAAGAGACGCAGGAAATGTGGGTATGTTCCTGGATCATGTGTATCATTGCGAGGGAGCGCAGCGACCGAAGTAACCCCCCAATACATCTTGGCAACGTGGCAAAATATTTTCACAAGGATGTAGTGCATCCTGCCAGTGGTGAACTCCCCGCGCGTGGGCATGTGTGCGTACACAGGTGATGTGGAATGGGATTGGATGAAGAGGAAGCTTGATTCGCGCCACGATTTATGGTAAACTGGCGTTGCGTCGCATGACGACATCACACACCGCTCCGGACTCGTGCGCCGGTGTCCCGCCCGGGATCGCGCACGGGGTGGATGGAGCGGGAGGCATAACCTGGAAGCGAAGGAGGAAATACGGCTTTGGCAACGGTTACCATGAAGGAGCTCCTGGAAGCAGGAGTGCATTTCGGTCATCACACCCGCCGATGGAACCCCAAGATGAAGCGCTATATCTATGGCGCGCGCAATGGCATCTACATCATCGATCTGCACCAGACGCTTCAACTGTTTGAGCAAGCGCAGGCGTTTGTGCAGGAGGTGGTGCAGGACGGCGGGCATATCCTGTTTGTTGGAACCAAAAAACAAGCACAGGAAGCAGTGAAGGAAGCCGCCGAGCGCAGTCGGCAGTTCTACGTGAACAAGCGCTGGCTGGGCGGTATGCTCACCAACTGGAAGACCATCCAGGAGCGCATCAAGCGTCTCAACGAGCTTGAAAAGATGGAAGCGGACGGTTTACTGGACCGCCTGCCCAAGAAGGAAGCAGCCAAACTGCGCGAGGAGAAGGAGAAGCTGAACTCGGTGCTGGCGGGCATCAAGGAGATGCCCGGGCTTCCGCACGCGGTGTTTATTGTAGACCTGAAGAAGGAGCACATCGCGGTGCAGGAGGCGCATCGGCTGGAAATCCCTATCATCGCGATTGTGGATACCAACTGTGACCCTGATGAAGTGGATTACGTTATCCCGGGCAACGATGACGCCATCCGCGCCATCAAGCTGCTGTGCAACCGCATCGCCGACGCGATTATCGAGGTGAAAGCGGTGGAGTGGCAGGGTGCAGAGGTCGTGGAGACGCCCGAGGAGGCAGATGCGGAAGGCGAGGAGAAGCCCGAAGAGGGCGAACTGCTGCCGGAGGAGGAAATGGTGGCCGGCGAAGCAGAGGCAGTAGGAGAAGAGCCTCTGGACATTCTGGTTCGCCCGGGCGAGGAAGACGAATACTCCCGGATGTACGAGGAGTATAGCGAGTACGAAGAAGAAGAGGTCGAGCGTCAGCGCATACGACGAGCACAGGAGGAATAGGTATCGGTGGAAATCACAGCACAGATGGTCAAGGAGCTACGCGACCAGACCGGCGCAGGCATGATGGAATGCAAGCAGGCGCTGATTGAGGCGCAGGGAGATATGGAACGCGCGCGGCTGATTTTGCGCGAGAAGGGCGCAGCCGCTGCGGTGAAACGTGAATCGCGCCAGGCGTCGGAAGGCGTGGTAGTTTCCGCGGTGGCGCCGGACCACCGCCGTGCCGCACTTTTGGAACTCAACGCCGAAACCGATTTCGTCGCTCGTAACGATGAGTTCCAGTCGCTGGCGAAGGAGCTGGTGCAGCAGCTGGTGGACACCGGCTTCGATGGCACGCTGGAAGAGTTCCTGCAGCAACCCAGTCAGGTCGCTCCCGACCGCACCGTGCGCCAGCGCGTGGAGGACCTGGTGGCGCGTATCCGTGAAAAGATAGTCATCGGGCGCATCGCCACCTTCAGCACCGATAGCACCGGTTGCGTGGATACGTACATCCACCTCGGCGGCAAAATCGGCGTCATGGTGGAGTTAAAAGCGGCGACCGAGGCGGGGGCGCAACATCCCGAAACGCTGCGTCTGGCACGCGAGCTGGGTATGCAAATCGCTTTCGGCAACCCCGGCTACCTCACCCGCGACCAGGTACCTGCGCAGCTGATAGAGGAGGAGCGCGAGGTGCAACGCCAGCGCGCCATCAATGAAGGCAAACCTGCTCAGGCGATAGATAAAATCGTGGAAGGACGCCTCAGCAAGTTCTTCGAGCAAATCTGCCTGCTGGACCAGGGCTATATTCGCGATGAGAAGAAGTCGGTCAAGCAGGTAATAGAAGAGTTCTCCAAAACCGTCGGCGAACCGTTAACGGTGCAGCGGTTCATCCGGTTCCGCGTTGGGGAGAACAGTGGGGCTTAGCCGATGAGCGAGGGAGCGAGCGTACAACCCCGCTGGCAACGAGTGCTTCTGAAGCTCTCCGGCGAGGCATTCGCCGGAGAGCGGGGAAGCGGTCTGGATTATACCGTCATTGGCTCTCTGGCGCAGCAGATTGTGGACGCGCACGCGCTGGGGGTGGAGATAGCGGTGGTCATCGGTGGGGGAAATATCATCCGTGGACAACAGGCAGCGCAGGCGGGCATTGACCGCGCTACCGCCGACTATATGGGCATGCTGGCGACAGCCATCAATGCGCTCGCTCTGCAAGACGCCATCGAGCAGCTGGGCGTGCCCACGCGCGTACAGACCGCTATCCAGATGTTTCAGGTCGCCGAGCCGTTTATCCGCCGCCGCGCCATTCGCCATCTGGAGAAGGGGCGGGTGGTCATCCTTGCAGCTGGCACCGGCAACCCCTACTTTACTACCGACACCGCTGCCGCGTTGCGTGCGCTGGAAATCCATGCACAGGCGTTTCTGAAAGCGACGAACGTGGACGGGGTGTACGATTCCGACCCCCGACGTGATCCAAACGCTAAGCGATTCTCGTATATTACTTATAGTGAAGCCATCGCGCGCCAGCTGCGCGTGATGGACTTGACCGCACTGACGTTGTGTATGGAAAATCGTCTGCCGATTGTGGTGTTTAATATCGCCCGTCCGGGCAACGTGGTGCGGGCTATCCTTGGTGAAGACATCGGCACTCTGGTAGGAGGAGAGGAAAAATGATTGAGGAATTACTGAAAGAAGCCGAGCATAAGATGGAGAAGACGGTGGAGAAGGCAGCGCACGAGTTCTCCACCATCCGCACAGGGCGCGCCAACCCAGCGATTCTGGAGCATGTGATGGTGGATTACTACGGTACTCCTACCCCCATCAACCATATCGCCACCATTACAGTGCCCGAACCGCGCCTCTTGCTTATTCAGCCCTACGATAAGCAGAGCCTGGCATGGATTGAAAAAGCCATCTTGAAGTCCGACCTGAACCTGGTGCCTAATAATGACGGACAGGTCATCCGCATCCGCATCCCTGAGTTGACAGAAGAGAGGCGTAAGGAGCTCATCAAGCTGCTGCACAAAAAGGCAGAGGACGAGCGCGTGGCAATACGTAACGTGCGCCGTGAAGTCAACGAACACCTGAAAGCGGCGGAAAAGAAAGGTGAAATCTCTGAAGATGATGTAAAACGCGCCGAACAGCAGGTGCAGAAGCTTACCGATAAGTATATCGCCGAGATTGACCGCCTGCAGAAGGCAAAAGAGGACGAACTGATGGAGGTATAAGCGGGGCGAAGCTCCGGTGAGATGCATGGAAACCCTCTCGCTACAGGCTCGCATCGACGAGACCGCGCCCGCTGTGATCAAAGCGCGGGAGGCAGGTGTGGACTTTTCGCGCCTGCCCCAACACATCGCTATCATCATGGACGGTAATGGGCGGTGGGCACTCCAACGTGGGCTGCCGCGCTTGGTGGGACACCGACAGGGCTATCGTACGGTGCGCCGCGTGGTGAAAGATTGCGCTGACATCGGCGTGAAGATGGTGACACTGTACACCTTCAGTACCGAGAACTGGCGTCGCCCACCCGATGAGACCAGCGGTTTGATGGCTTTGATTGAGGAGGCAGCGCGTCAGGAGCTGCGCCAGATGGTTATCAACGGCATTCAGGTGCGTGTCATCGGGCGGATGCACGAGCTGCCTGCCAGCCTTCAGGAGGAGCTGCGTCGCGGCATGGAGATTACTGCTCAGAACAGCCGCCTCACCCTCAACCTCGCCATCAACTATGGCGGACGGGCGGAGATTGTGGACGCGGTACGCGCCATCGCGCGACGTGTTCGGCAAGGTGAAATCCAGCCTGAAGAGATAGACGAATCTACCATTCGCGCACACCTGTACACGCCGGATATGCCCGACCCCGACCTGCTCATCCGCACCGCAGGTGAGATGCGCGTGAGCAACTTTCTCGTGTGGCAAACCGCCTACTCGGAACTGTGGGTCACGCCTACCCTCTGGCCCGACTTCCGCACCGAGCACCTGATCGAAGCCATTGTCAGCTACCAGCAGCGGGTGCGTAAGTTCGGCGGCATCCCGGATGAGGAATGAAACGCATCGCCGTTCTCGGAAGCACCGGCTCTATCGGCACACAGTGCCTGGATGTGGCGGCGCGCTTGCCTGAGCGCATTCAGGTAGTCGCTCTCGCCGCACATCGTGACCACGAACGTTTGTGGCGACAGGCTCAGCAGTTTGGCGTACAGCACATTGCCCTCGTAGATGAAGCCGCCTCTGCCCTCCTGCGTGAGCGTCAGCCCGACTGGCATATTTACTCCGGCGATAAGGGTTTACAGACGGTAGCCACCCTGCCTGATGTGGACATGGTGGTAGTGGGTGTAGCGGGCGTGTGTGGACTGGCAGCGACTGTAGCTGCACTGCAGGCGGGCAAAAGTATCGCGCTGGCAAGCAAGGAGGTGCTGGTTGCAGCTGGAGAGAGCGTGATGTCGCTGGCGAAGGAGCGGGGGCTTGCAGTGGTGCCTATTGACAGCGAACATTCCGCTGTCTTCCAGTGTCTGCAAGGCGAGCGTCCCGAAGCGGTGCGCCGAATCTTGCTGACCGCCTCCGGCGGTGCGTTACGCGACGTACCATTGGAAGAGCTGCCTTTTGTGACCCCGGAACGTGCCTTGCAGCACCCTACCTGGCGCATGGGCGCGAAAATCACCATTGACAGCGCCACGCTGATGAACAAGGGGCTGGAAATCATCGAGGCGCACTGGCTTTTCGATGTGCCCGCTGATCGGGTGGAGGTGGTACTGCACCCTCAGAGCATCGTGCACGCGCTGGTGGAGATGTGTGACGGATCGGTGTTGGCGCAGCTGGGCTTGCCGGATATGCGTCTGCCTATCCAGTACGCCCTGCTCTATCCCGAACGGGTAGATACCGCCTTGCCTCGTTTGAACCTGACGCAGGTGGGCGTGCTTACCTTCTCAGAACCTGACCCGCGCCGTTACCCCGCCCTGCAGGTGGCACGGGATGCGCTGGCTACCGGCGGAACCATGCCCGCCGCGATGAACGCCGCTAATGAGGTGGCGGTTGCCCGTTTCCTCAAGGGCGAGATTCGCTTTACCGATATTGTGCGGTGCGTGCGGGAGGTCATGGAGAAGCATCAGCCGCAGCCCGCCACTCTGGAAGCGGTGCAGACGGTGGATTCGTGGGCGAGGGAACAGGCTCGCCTGTGGCAGAGTCCATAAAACCGGTGTATTTTGTAGCGAATCGGAAACGCGCAACAGGTATAATTAGCGTAAAGGATAGTAAAGGGCAACCCGGTTCGCCGTAAACCGCCAACGATGAGGAGGTTCCACATTGGAGTATCAGGCATTGCAAACACTATTTTATTTTCTGCTCACTATCGGTGTGCTGGTAGTCGCACACGAATTCGGCCATTTTATCGTTGCCAAATGGTGCGGGATGCGCGTGGAAGAGTTCGCCTTCGGCTTCGGGCCCAAGTGGATTGTGCTGGCACGTCAGGGCGACACTGAGTACACTATCCGTCCCTTCCCGCTTGGAGGATTCGTACGCATCGCCGGTATGGAGTCGCACGATGACGACAACCCGCCCCCCGGCACTTTCTTCTCCAAACCGATATGGCAGCGCAATGCAGTGGTGCTTGCTGGACCTGTCATGAGCCTGTTGCTGGGCTACGTGATTTTCTCCATCATGGGCATGACCGTCGGGCTGGACATTGGCAAGCCGATGAACCGCGTGGCGCAGGTACTCCCCGGCACCGAAGCGGAACGTATGGGGCTGAAGATGGGCGACGTGATTGTAGAGATTAACAAACAACCCATCCGCGACGGCGAGCAAATGATGAAGGTCATTCACAGCAGCCCGGGCAAAAAGCTCTTTATCCGCGTCAAGCGGGACGATGAATATATCCTGCTGAGCGGCGTTCCCAAGCAATATGAGGTTGAAGAGGTTGAGAACGGCAAGAAGGTTGTCAAGAAGCAGGGGCGCCTGGGGTTCATTCCTGCCCAGCAGGTGCAGCGTTTGTCGCCCTGGCAGTCGCTGGTAGCGGGCACGCGCATCACGAAGAACCTCATCATGGCCATTCCCGAACAACTGTTCACGAAGAACGTGAAAGATAACGTGGGCGGTCCGGTAGCCATCGTGCAGATGACGCATGTCGCCGCGAAAGAGGGGTTGCACCGCGTGCTCAGCTTCATGGCGGCGCTGAGCATCAGCCTGGGTATCCTGAACCTCTTCCCCATCCCGATTCTGGACGGGGGGCATCTGGTGCTCTACTTCATCGAGTGGCTGCGGAGAGGACGTCGCCTCACCGCGAAACAGCAAATGGCGGTGCAGATGGTAGGGCTGGCGATACTGCTCTCCATTCTGGTGCTGGTGACCGCCAACGACATCACCCGCCTGATAGCAGGAAAGCTGCCGCAGTAGGTGTAAGGACAACGATATGAGTGCTACCGTTCGGAAGGCGCGCACGACGGACGTTCCGGCGATGCAGCGCCTTGTGAACTTTTTTGCCGACCGCGGGGATATGCTTCACCGCTCGTTAGCGCAGTTCTACGAGAACCTGCGCGACTTCTTCGTGGTGGAAGAGGAAGGTCAGGTGGTGGGGTGTGTTGCCCTGCATGTGGTATGGCGCGACCTTGCGGAGATTAAATCGCTTGCGGTTGCCGAGGAGGCGCAGGGTAGGGGATACGGCAAGCAGCTGGTTGTGGCGTGCCTGCAGGAGGCGCCCTGCCTGGGCGTAGAGCGGGTGTTCGCCCTCACCTATAAACCGCAGTTCTTCGAAAAGCTGGGCTTCCGCGTATGTGATCGCGCCGAACTACCCCGCAAAGTGTGGACAGAGTGCGTGCATTGCCCCAAATTTTATGATTGCCAGGAAGTAGCGGTGATTATTGAGATACATCCGTAGGGGGGCATTGAACCCATCACTGTTAACCTGATTGCTGGGATATGGAACAACCGGTACAGCAGAGCTGAAGCAGCGAGGAGTCACGATGAAGATACGAACGGTGTGTGTGGTGATTATCTGGTGGCTGTGCTGCGATTCTGTCTGGGCAATTGGCGGCAGTGTACAGTTGATTGCCACCACCGTGCAAAATATCCCTGTGAAAATCATCCGCGTGGACATGAACGACGAAGAGGTGAAAGTAACCGGTATGCTGGCGAAGCAGCGTCGAGGGCGCACCGAGCCGCTGCAAAGCATGGTGGCGCGAGCGCGTCCCACTGCGGCGGTTACCGGAACCTTCTTCGGCACGCGCAACTACCTGCCGGTCGGTGACATCGTGATAGAGGGGAAGATGGTACACTTCGGCGGTATCGGCACCGCGCTGTGCATCACGCCCGACAATCAGGTGGAGTTCGTGGATGTGAAGCGCAACCGTCGCGAGGACTGGAGTGCATACGACTTCGTGATCCGCTCGGGACCACGCCTGGTCACCGCAGGTAAAATCGGGGTAGACCCTCGCGCAGAGGGCTTCCGCGACAGACACCTGCTGCGTCCGGCGTGGCGATTGGCGGTAGGACTGACTCGCGATAATCACTTGCTGTTCGTGGGCACGCGCAAACCTATCACGCTTAGCCAGATGGCGATTGTCATGCACCGGCTGGGCTGTGTGGATGCCATCAATCTGGACGCCGGTTCCTCAACGGGTATGTATTATCGGGGCAGAGTTCTGATGCGCCCTCTGCGTCGTCTGACAAACCTCGTGCTGATATACGAGCAGCGCGAGTACTACGAGCGCCGCAAGTATTCTATCCTGCCGGTGCACATCCGGCGGTAATACCGCTGTGCCTTCGCGTCGAGATGGTTCCCTCATCGTAACAGGACTCCATACCCTGTACAAAGAAAATACTCATTAGAATGCCGCGGCTATGGCTCGGCAGGAGCCTTGCTTTCCAGAGGCGAGGTGCAGCAAATTTGCGACGAGGGCAATCGGCATGGTAGAAGCGGTGGTAGCAGCTCCTCCTGTACTGCAGATGCGAGGCATCAGCAAGCAGTACCCGGGCGTGCAGGCTCTGGACAATGTGGACTTCGAGGTACGCGCAGGCGAGGTGATGGCGCTTGTAGGGGAAAACGGCGCGGGTAAATCCACCCTGATGAAAATCCTCGCCGGGGCAGAGACGCGCGATAGGGGCGAAATCCTGCTGGACGGTAAGCCGGTACACATCACCAGCCCGCATGAGGCAATGGACCTCGGTATCCGCATCATCTATCAGGAGTTTAACCTGGTGCCCTACCTTAGCGCAGCAGAGAATATCTTTCTGGGGCGTGAACCGCGTGCCAGGGTGCCCGGCTTTGTGGATTTTCGTACCATGTACGGGCGCGCCCAGCAGCTGATAGACGAGCTGGGAGTGCAGATAGACGTGCGTACCCCCGTGCAGTACCTCTCAGTAGCGCAGCAGCAGATGGTGGAAATCGCCAAAGCCATCTCCCAGAACGCGCGCGTGCTGGCGATGGATGAACCCTCCGCTACCCTCACCGAACATGAGCTGCAGAACCTCTTCCGGCTCATCCGTCGGCTAAAGGAGCAGGGTGTCGGCATCATCTATATCTCGCATCGGCTGGAGGAAATCTTCGAAATTGCCGATCGGGTAACCGTACTGCGCGACGGCAAGCTGGTGGGCGTACGGCAGGTGGCGGAGACCAGCCGCGATGAACTTATCCGCATGATGGTGGGACGCGAAATCACCGAGCAGTTCCCTGCCCGCCAGACGCAACGGGGCGAAGTGGCTCTGGAGGTACGCGGTC
This Armatimonadota bacterium DNA region includes the following protein-coding sequences:
- the copA gene encoding copper-exporting P-type ATPase A produces the protein MQLQEFPHREAEMPTQEIRLQIEGMTCAACVARVERALKRVPGVQEAIVNLATESATIRADPSAVQMERLLEAVEMAGYTAQPVTEETPAPLPSERSEQELRNARHRLLVSTLLTLPVFVLSMAVHHPSHALKLLQLALTTPVQFVIGAPFYVKAWHALRARSANMETLIVLGTSAAYFTSLIATFWTDGAVYYETAAVIITLITFGKYLEARAKGRARQAIERLMRLAPQEATRIRDGGEEIIPVSAVQVGDLLRVRSGEAIPVDGAVVEGFATVDESMLTGESVPVEKRIGDPVAAGTLNTDGVLVIRAHRVGADTMLAQIVRAVERAQAAKAPVQRLADAVAAVFVPIVLLIALATLGVWLLVLKVDFTTAMIHAVGVLVIACPCALGLATPTAVLVGTGRGAELGVLVKDAETLERARQVDTVVLDKTGTLTLGKPRVHHVEALNSVAEEELLRLAAAAEVGSTHPFGQAIVQCAQERAIPLPPINGFRAVAGGGVLAEVEGRRLAVGSARLLEEEAITLSPKAQAKVYTLQSQGYTTVLVAINGESAGVLALRDEPHPTAREAVAQLQAMGLEVWMVTGDQRVVAKAIAQEVGIPSERVLAEVLPQGKAEAVAALQKQGHRVAFVGDGINDAPALAQADVGIAMGEGTDVALESADIALLGSDLRGVATALKLSHATVRTIRQNLFFAFVYNVLGIPLAAMGYLSPMLAALAMSLSSVSVVTNALRLRRAV
- a CDS encoding peptide ABC transporter substrate-binding protein, with translation MRRYITYLVVILLVALFAAGCGKRQASAPPAQNVLRYALTTEPTTFDPALVRDGPTIDMLFHVYEGLVQWDENNRLRPNLAEKWEVSGNGCVYTFHLKQGVKFHNGREVTAEDFKYSIERACDPELASPVSATYLNDIVGALDKLNRKAKEVRGVEVVDRYTLRITIDHPKAYFLAKLTYPTAYVVCREAIEQNGDEVNGRRLRINERCAVGTGPFKISQYVPGSKVVLAANKDYHGGAPKLDGIERPIVLDASTRHAMYERGDLDIVDVQKGDLLRDRQDPVLSKQLHTFDRAAVFYLGLNQNVFPPFKDRRVRLALAYATDKESIVKVALMGVPQKANGIIPPGVLGHDPNFKGIPYDPEKARQLLAEAGYPGGKGFPTLTLTFREKTPDLRRTAEMVKEQYRKELGINVELREMEWGAFLDALDRKELPFIHLRWAADYLDAQNFLSVMLRTGAPENVVGYSNPRFDALCDQADREQDEQKRIQLYREAERIAVTEDVPWITLYFQRDVELIKPYVKGIRDSLMGHLPHVTTSIER
- the tsf gene encoding elongation factor Ts → MEITAQMVKELRDQTGAGMMECKQALIEAQGDMERARLILREKGAAAAVKRESRQASEGVVVSAVAPDHRRAALLELNAETDFVARNDEFQSLAKELVQQLVDTGFDGTLEEFLQQPSQVAPDRTVRQRVEDLVARIREKIVIGRIATFSTDSTGCVDTYIHLGGKIGVMVELKAATEAGAQHPETLRLARELGMQIAFGNPGYLTRDQVPAQLIEEEREVQRQRAINEGKPAQAIDKIVEGRLSKFFEQICLLDQGYIRDEKKSVKQVIEEFSKTVGEPLTVQRFIRFRVGENSGA
- the pyrH gene encoding uridylate kinase; this translates as MSEGASVQPRWQRVLLKLSGEAFAGERGSGLDYTVIGSLAQQIVDAHALGVEIAVVIGGGNIIRGQQAAQAGIDRATADYMGMLATAINALALQDAIEQLGVPTRVQTAIQMFQVAEPFIRRRAIRHLEKGRVVILAAGTGNPYFTTDTAAALRALEIHAQAFLKATNVDGVYDSDPRRDPNAKRFSYITYSEAIARQLRVMDLTALTLCMENRLPIVVFNIARPGNVVRAILGEDIGTLVGGEEK
- the frr gene encoding ribosome-recycling factor: MIEELLKEAEHKMEKTVEKAAHEFSTIRTGRANPAILEHVMVDYYGTPTPINHIATITVPEPRLLLIQPYDKQSLAWIEKAILKSDLNLVPNNDGQVIRIRIPELTEERRKELIKLLHKKAEDERVAIRNVRREVNEHLKAAEKKGEISEDDVKRAEQQVQKLTDKYIAEIDRLQKAKEDELMEV